A region of Marnyiella aurantia DNA encodes the following proteins:
- a CDS encoding NAD(P)H-dependent oxidoreductase gives MNYIESLQKRYSVKKFNPDRKVAEATIRDILEAGKLSASSLGLQPYKILVVESQEMLSNLIPAFHNPSQISTCSHLVVIIAKKVVDGHYVDGYFRHISEVREVPVESMEMFRRGIETYTQNIEVQQWAEKQAYIVLGNLMFAAALENVDTCPMEGFKKDILEEILKLDTSAEGVAVTLALGYRAEDDDFQRMKKVRKPDDKLFKFL, from the coding sequence ATGAACTATATTGAATCTTTGCAAAAGCGCTATTCAGTAAAAAAATTTAATCCTGACAGAAAAGTTGCGGAAGCGACCATAAGGGATATTCTGGAGGCAGGGAAACTCTCGGCTAGTTCGCTGGGCCTGCAGCCATATAAGATTCTGGTGGTGGAAAGTCAGGAGATGTTAAGCAATCTTATTCCTGCATTTCATAATCCTTCGCAAATTTCGACCTGCTCTCACCTTGTAGTTATCATAGCAAAAAAGGTAGTGGACGGACATTATGTAGACGGCTATTTCCGTCATATATCTGAAGTCCGTGAAGTTCCGGTGGAAAGTATGGAAATGTTCCGCCGGGGTATAGAAACTTATACTCAGAATATAGAAGTACAGCAATGGGCCGAGAAACAGGCTTATATTGTCCTGGGAAACCTGATGTTTGCCGCCGCGCTGGAAAATGTGGACACCTGCCCCATGGAGGGTTTCAAAAAAGATATTCTGGAAGAAATATTAAAGCTTGATACCAGCGCTGAAGGAGTAGCAGTGACCTTAGCGCTGGGCTACCGTGCCGAAGATGATGATTTTCAGCGCATGAAAAAAGTACGGAAGCCGGACGATAAACTGTTTAAATTTTTATAG
- a CDS encoding GLPGLI family protein has product MLLCFIMFVSVSVKAQMSEFSKIEVKYMTSFLRDTADVTSKRQEITVLRVGENKSIFKSEMKLVRDSLLNENEAQVKREVAMGQFTLRMPGNLPRVAFRPEVYRYGEKTTVYDQLSLDVYSFDAPNSLKWNITAEKKKIATYNCQKAVARYGNRDIIAWFTNEIPMDEGPYTFKGLPGLVVEVYDSKKHYHFSLISVRQWMKRMTPPLRNVIPATYEQFSKKRQEYRDDPTAYVSQNGIKVPAPTKELRDLARSNRQRDNNFLD; this is encoded by the coding sequence ATGCTGTTATGTTTTATTATGTTCGTTTCAGTTTCTGTTAAAGCACAGATGAGTGAATTTTCAAAAATTGAAGTGAAGTATATGACCTCATTTCTGCGCGACACAGCCGACGTGACAAGTAAGAGGCAGGAAATAACGGTGTTGAGGGTTGGCGAAAACAAATCAATCTTTAAAAGTGAGATGAAGTTGGTTCGGGATTCCCTTTTAAACGAAAACGAAGCACAGGTTAAACGGGAGGTAGCAATGGGTCAGTTCACCTTACGGATGCCAGGAAATCTACCAAGGGTTGCCTTCAGACCGGAGGTCTACAGGTACGGAGAGAAGACCACTGTGTATGATCAGTTAAGCTTAGACGTGTATTCCTTTGACGCACCCAATTCGCTGAAATGGAATATCACGGCAGAGAAAAAAAAGATTGCAACCTACAACTGCCAGAAAGCGGTGGCGCGTTACGGCAATAGAGATATTATTGCCTGGTTTACCAACGAAATACCAATGGACGAAGGTCCTTATACCTTCAAAGGGTTGCCGGGACTTGTGGTTGAAGTGTATGACTCTAAAAAACATTACCATTTCAGCCTGATCAGTGTGAGGCAATGGATGAAACGGATGACACCACCGCTGCGTAATGTAATACCAGCGACCTACGAACAATTCAGTAAAAAACGTCAGGAGTACCGCGACGATCCTACTGCTTACGTATCCCAAAACGGTATAAAGGTACCGGCACCAACTAAAGAACTGCGTGACCTTGCGCGAAGTAACCGTCAGCGGGATAATAACTTTCTCGATTAA
- the rnhA gene encoding ribonuclease HI, whose product MRIEIYTDGACSGNPGRGGYGIVMKVPEKNYEKRFSKGFRLTTNNRMELMAVIVALEKLKSPDNDIHIFTDSKYVSDAINQKWIYGWIKKGFKNVKNPDLWRRLVPLLKTHKTTFHWVKGHAGHVENEICDQLAVKAAQSPVLEVDAYFESQKDGGLF is encoded by the coding sequence CTGAGAATTGAAATCTACACAGACGGTGCCTGCAGCGGCAATCCCGGCAGGGGCGGTTACGGTATTGTGATGAAGGTGCCGGAAAAGAACTACGAAAAGCGTTTTTCCAAAGGTTTCCGCCTAACCACCAACAACCGTATGGAACTTATGGCCGTTATTGTAGCGCTGGAAAAACTGAAGTCGCCGGACAATGACATCCACATCTTTACCGACAGTAAATATGTTTCCGATGCCATCAATCAGAAATGGATTTACGGTTGGATAAAGAAAGGATTCAAGAACGTTAAAAACCCTGATCTTTGGCGCCGTTTAGTACCGCTGCTGAAAACACACAAAACCACTTTTCACTGGGTGAAGGGTCATGCCGGACATGTGGAAAACGAAATCTGCGACCAGCTGGCCGTAAAAGCCGCGCAGTCACCCGTACTGGAAGTCGATGCTTATTTTGAAAGCCAGAAAGACGGTGGACTTTTCTGA
- the dnaB gene encoding replicative DNA helicase: MAQKETLSSLIHGNFARELSISDGKMPPNALDFERLVIGTFLIDKKGLDYSIDLLQPDVFYDPRHQTIFEAIQKMYLENHPVDMVTVINELKKAEKLGQVGGDHYIIELTLGVSSSAHIEYHVRVILEKYILRSLINVSANVIDSSYKETTDVFELLDKAEQSFFEITNGTIKKGFDTANSLVKQAIETIKSLKDKEGISGIPSGFRDIDKETGGWQNSDLIIIAARPAMGKTAFLLSMARNIAVQHDIPMALFSLEMASVQLITRMIASETGISSEKLRKGQMSDEEWQRLFSNVSALENAPLYIDETPSLSVFDFRAKCRRLVMQHGVRIIMVDYLQLMTANSGKGAGNREQEIAMISRSLKAIAKELNVPVIALSQLSRSVETRPGKRPQLSDLRESGAIEQDADIVSFIFRPEYYKIATWDNDEDGAETPTENQAELIIAKHRNGATADVRLSFHKNIAKFADLDLFGGGGYGYQPSSFGQQDEPSGFEKIKTTIQPGAAFDLPDNSGVSGLSGSSMNDLDDDDDFAF; encoded by the coding sequence ATGGCTCAAAAAGAAACCTTATCCTCTCTTATACACGGTAATTTTGCCCGCGAACTTTCTATTTCCGACGGTAAAATGCCTCCTAATGCCCTGGATTTTGAACGTTTGGTCATTGGCACCTTCCTTATAGACAAGAAAGGTCTGGATTATTCCATAGACCTGCTGCAACCTGATGTCTTTTATGACCCACGGCATCAGACGATTTTTGAAGCGATCCAGAAAATGTATCTGGAAAACCACCCTGTGGATATGGTGACCGTAATCAACGAACTGAAGAAAGCCGAAAAACTGGGACAGGTCGGTGGTGACCATTATATTATCGAACTCACTCTGGGCGTATCTTCAAGTGCGCATATAGAATACCACGTTCGGGTTATTCTGGAGAAATATATCCTGCGAAGCCTCATCAATGTCTCAGCAAACGTAATAGACAGTTCCTACAAGGAAACAACAGATGTATTTGAATTGCTGGACAAAGCCGAACAGAGTTTTTTTGAAATCACCAACGGTACTATCAAGAAAGGTTTCGACACCGCCAACTCACTGGTAAAGCAGGCCATTGAAACCATAAAATCACTGAAGGACAAAGAGGGGATCTCCGGAATTCCCTCCGGCTTCCGCGATATCGATAAAGAAACCGGTGGTTGGCAGAATTCCGACCTTATCATTATTGCCGCGCGTCCGGCGATGGGTAAGACCGCCTTCCTGCTTTCCATGGCCAGAAATATTGCCGTTCAGCATGACATTCCAATGGCGCTCTTCTCCCTGGAGATGGCTTCGGTGCAGCTTATCACACGTATGATTGCCTCGGAAACCGGTATATCTTCCGAAAAACTCCGCAAGGGACAGATGAGTGATGAAGAATGGCAAAGACTGTTCTCCAACGTGTCCGCTCTGGAGAATGCACCGCTTTATATTGATGAAACGCCGTCACTATCGGTGTTCGACTTCCGTGCAAAATGCCGCCGTTTGGTAATGCAGCATGGCGTAAGGATCATCATGGTAGATTACCTTCAGCTGATGACTGCCAACTCCGGAAAAGGTGCCGGAAACAGGGAACAGGAGATTGCGATGATCTCCCGTTCACTGAAAGCCATCGCCAAGGAACTGAACGTGCCTGTGATCGCCCTGTCGCAGTTGTCGCGTAGTGTAGAGACCAGACCCGGAAAAAGACCACAGCTTTCGGATCTCCGTGAATCCGGTGCGATTGAGCAGGATGCGGATATTGTATCCTTTATTTTCCGTCCGGAATATTATAAAATTGCCACCTGGGACAATGATGAAGACGGCGCCGAAACACCCACTGAAAACCAGGCAGAACTCATCATTGCAAAACACAGGAACGGAGCCACAGCGGATGTTAGATTATCCTTCCACAAAAATATCGCAAAGTTTGCCGACCTCGATTTGTTTGGTGGCGGCGGATACGGCTATCAGCCTTCCAGTTTCGGACAGCAGGACGAGCCCAGCGGTTTTGAAAAGATCAAAACAACGATCCAGCCGGGCGCGGCTTTTGACCTGCCGGATAATTCCGGAGTTTCAGGCCTTTCCGGTTCCTCCATGAACGATCTGGACGACGATGACGATTTCGCATTCTAG
- a CDS encoding T9SS type B sorting domain-containing protein — MKKYLLSLLIIISAFSYGQSDCISAIPVCGNSGISYTPSGIGLIDEELGGCMGSDERMTVWYQFTAGTAGTLAFTIEPNDFTDDYDFAVYGPNIPCSQVGTPTGQPIRCNYSGLDGPTGLSLTVTHPTVAQQWSGYLDVLPGQTYYLVVDNFSMSTNGFTLQWSGTAELLSPFDDPAIQPYPFLEPGQNFDGIVKLCEFPQMFDFSTLTTQIVNGNPNFVVSYHLNTNDLLAGDNPIVNPISVNTTTTYHYAISYVDPNNPDSPISKCKEYGTVNFENVSFELTPATLTACSNYTSGVALYDLTTATVYNGTQNMTSIQYFPTLSDMQNGTNEISNNAAQAYMSAQGIIYVKYVNEFGCEETTTITLAFYPPIDVIEATLIECFLPGTPLMSEFDLTTANITTTIPNTKKFYPSLQDAISDTNSIANPNVYLSSSTTVYARIISVNGCWNIAKINLVVTPPAYSSVLKDKIICIEDRTSLDAGPGFQAYQWSTGATTQVLPNVTVGEYWVDLTTDGCVTRQTVKVYASPTPVITKLDITNNTITITATGGTLPYQYSIDGINWQDSNVFTNVPRGQAMIYVKDAYDCDPALIEVTVPNLINAITPNDDGVNDYLDYSALGHKKNLILNVYDRYGTKIHEGNQKNLYQWDGRTGNKKVETGTYWYTITWSDPVTDVPSQYSGWILVKNRD, encoded by the coding sequence ATGAAAAAATATTTACTATCCTTATTAATCATAATATCGGCTTTCAGCTATGGTCAGTCTGACTGTATATCTGCAATCCCGGTATGCGGAAACTCCGGAATTTCTTATACACCTTCCGGCATCGGTCTTATTGATGAAGAACTTGGCGGATGTATGGGAAGTGATGAAAGAATGACCGTTTGGTATCAGTTTACCGCAGGTACAGCAGGAACATTGGCGTTTACGATAGAACCAAATGATTTCACCGATGATTATGATTTTGCCGTATACGGGCCTAATATACCGTGCTCCCAGGTAGGAACTCCTACAGGTCAGCCTATCCGTTGTAACTACTCCGGATTGGATGGACCTACCGGCTTGAGTTTGACTGTTACTCACCCAACTGTTGCACAACAGTGGAGTGGCTACCTTGATGTACTTCCCGGACAGACCTACTATCTTGTTGTAGATAACTTCAGTATGTCCACAAACGGTTTCACCCTGCAGTGGAGCGGTACCGCCGAATTACTTTCACCTTTTGACGATCCTGCCATTCAGCCGTATCCCTTCCTGGAACCGGGACAAAATTTTGACGGAATCGTAAAGCTTTGCGAGTTCCCACAGATGTTTGATTTCTCTACTCTTACGACACAAATCGTAAACGGAAATCCAAACTTTGTGGTTTCTTATCACCTGAATACAAATGACCTGCTTGCCGGAGATAACCCGATTGTCAATCCAATCTCAGTAAATACGACTACGACTTACCATTACGCCATTTCTTATGTGGACCCTAACAACCCGGACAGTCCAATCAGTAAATGTAAAGAATATGGAACAGTTAATTTTGAGAATGTATCATTCGAACTGACACCGGCAACACTTACTGCCTGCAGCAATTACACAAGTGGTGTAGCGCTGTACGACCTTACTACAGCTACGGTTTATAACGGAACTCAGAATATGACCTCCATTCAGTACTTCCCTACTTTATCGGATATGCAGAACGGCACCAATGAGATTTCCAATAACGCGGCGCAGGCCTATATGTCAGCACAGGGAATCATTTACGTGAAATATGTAAATGAATTTGGCTGTGAAGAAACCACTACCATCACCCTGGCCTTCTACCCACCAATTGATGTTATAGAAGCTACTCTTATAGAATGTTTCCTACCTGGAACACCGCTGATGTCTGAGTTTGATCTTACTACTGCAAATATTACGACTACAATTCCAAATACCAAAAAATTCTATCCTTCACTTCAGGATGCGATAAGTGACACTAACAGTATTGCCAACCCGAACGTGTACCTGTCCAGCTCAACAACGGTATACGCCAGAATTATAAGTGTAAACGGCTGCTGGAATATTGCAAAGATCAATCTTGTGGTTACACCGCCTGCATACTCTTCAGTCCTTAAGGATAAGATTATCTGTATTGAAGACAGAACATCCCTTGATGCAGGACCGGGCTTCCAGGCTTACCAATGGAGCACCGGTGCTACTACACAAGTACTGCCTAACGTAACTGTGGGTGAGTATTGGGTAGATCTCACGACAGATGGTTGTGTGACCAGACAAACCGTGAAAGTTTACGCATCTCCAACTCCGGTAATTACTAAGCTTGATATTACAAACAATACCATAACGATTACTGCTACAGGTGGCACGCTTCCTTACCAGTATTCAATTGACGGAATCAACTGGCAGGACTCCAATGTATTCACCAATGTACCCCGTGGTCAGGCCATGATTTACGTTAAAGATGCTTACGACTGCGACCCTGCACTTATTGAGGTAACAGTTCCAAACCTCATCAACGCAATCACACCAAATGATGATGGTGTCAATGATTACCTGGATTACTCAGCGCTCGGTCACAAGAAGAATCTCATCCTAAACGTTTATGACCGTTACGGAACAAAAATCCATGAAGGCAATCAGAAAAACCTATACCAGTGGGATGGCAGAACAGGAAATAAAAAGGTGGAAACCGGAACGTACTGGTACACGATCACCTGGAGCGACCCTGTAACCGATGTTCCTTCGCAGTACTCGGGATGGATCCTGGTAAAAAACAGAGATTAA
- a CDS encoding tetratricopeptide repeat protein, translating into MKKILLTFYLVAFATIVSAQGNYEKQMLENIGKMKTATTVQDFTDLRYNFASLAGNGNSHWQPYYYTALNCLKESQAYVKEGKSDAALDGPVTGLKYLLPVTKQQLNNVEFVALLGMLHAQKAALKNSEKDRQMAADYLAKALKLDANNPRAALLRAELKYHTSADKGGSKTEGVELYKEALKKFRTFKPKTKTDPNWGMEIAEYYASFSESVLTLLTR; encoded by the coding sequence ATGAAAAAAATATTACTTACTTTCTATTTAGTTGCTTTCGCCACAATCGTCAGTGCACAAGGCAATTACGAAAAGCAAATGCTTGAAAATATCGGAAAGATGAAGACTGCCACCACCGTGCAGGACTTTACTGATCTCCGATACAACTTTGCCAGCCTGGCTGGCAACGGAAACAGCCATTGGCAACCTTATTATTATACGGCACTTAACTGCCTGAAGGAAAGCCAGGCCTATGTAAAGGAAGGTAAATCTGATGCCGCACTGGATGGTCCTGTAACTGGTCTTAAATATCTTTTACCTGTTACCAAACAGCAATTGAACAATGTGGAGTTTGTGGCGTTGCTTGGAATGCTTCATGCACAAAAAGCTGCTTTGAAAAACTCGGAAAAGGACAGACAAATGGCTGCTGACTACTTGGCAAAGGCCTTAAAACTAGATGCTAACAATCCGCGTGCTGCGCTGCTGAGGGCAGAACTTAAATATCATACATCGGCAGATAAGGGAGGAAGCAAAACTGAAGGTGTGGAACTTTATAAGGAAGCACTTAAGAAGTTCAGGACTTTTAAACCTAAAACTAAAACGGACCCAAACTGGGGAATGGAAATCGCTGAATATTACGCCTCTTTCAGTGAATCCGTTTTAACTTTATTAACTAGATAA
- a CDS encoding MFS transporter has translation MISLRPVQTLKIPEFRNLMAGRFFLVLSFRMLATLLGWWVYQLTKDPFAIGLIGLSEVIPAVSSALYAGHVIDNTEKKRLLLICNYAYVILIGFLAALAFFVEGTHTLTNREITYFIYGTIFFTGICRAFIGPLVPSMIPKVVGIKKLAAAVTLNQATFLTASVSGHALGGFFIHWFDISGTLFIIVALMFLASLFFWFINKHHSENQGEKMKVMESMKEGLQYIYKTKEILGALLLDMFAVLFGGAVAMIPVFASDILKVGSEGFGLLNAASDIGAMLIIVTLAFVPLRRTQGKILLFAVAGFGLCIIGFGLSKLYWLSFFFLVLSGILDGISVVIRGTIVQLKTPDKIRGRVLSVNSIFIMSSNELGQFESGLAAKMLGVVRSVVFGGTMTLLIALAVSRNKKLRKMEY, from the coding sequence ATGATTTCTCTAAGACCGGTTCAAACCCTGAAAATTCCGGAATTCAGGAACCTCATGGCCGGCAGATTTTTCCTTGTACTTTCCTTCCGGATGCTGGCCACCCTTTTAGGCTGGTGGGTGTATCAGCTCACCAAAGATCCGTTTGCAATTGGGCTGATCGGGCTTTCCGAAGTTATTCCTGCCGTAAGTTCGGCACTTTATGCCGGTCACGTCATAGACAATACCGAAAAGAAACGGCTTTTGCTCATCTGCAATTATGCCTATGTCATCCTGATCGGTTTCCTGGCGGCACTGGCTTTTTTTGTCGAGGGCACCCACACGCTTACCAACCGGGAAATTACTTATTTCATCTACGGTACTATTTTCTTCACCGGCATCTGCCGCGCATTTATTGGTCCGCTGGTTCCGTCCATGATTCCAAAAGTGGTCGGAATAAAAAAACTGGCGGCGGCAGTAACCCTGAACCAGGCCACTTTCCTAACCGCTTCAGTTTCCGGCCATGCCCTGGGCGGCTTTTTCATTCATTGGTTTGACATTTCCGGAACGCTGTTCATCATTGTAGCGCTTATGTTTCTGGCTTCCCTGTTTTTCTGGTTTATTAACAAACACCACAGTGAAAATCAGGGCGAAAAGATGAAAGTGATGGAAAGCATGAAAGAGGGGCTGCAATACATCTACAAAACAAAAGAGATTCTTGGTGCTTTGCTGTTGGATATGTTTGCGGTACTCTTTGGCGGTGCGGTGGCTATGATTCCGGTGTTTGCCAGTGACATACTGAAAGTAGGTTCCGAAGGTTTCGGTTTACTGAATGCAGCCTCAGATATTGGAGCCATGCTTATTATCGTCACGCTGGCATTTGTGCCGTTACGCAGAACTCAGGGAAAGATCCTGCTTTTTGCCGTAGCAGGATTTGGTCTCTGTATTATCGGTTTCGGGCTTTCCAAACTTTACTGGCTTTCCTTCTTTTTTCTTGTCTTAAGCGGAATCCTGGACGGCATTTCAGTGGTGATCCGCGGAACGATCGTGCAACTGAAAACTCCAGACAAAATTCGCGGACGTGTACTGAGCGTTAATTCGATCTTCATTATGAGCAGCAATGAACTGGGGCAGTTTGAAAGTGGACTTGCAGCCAAAATGCTTGGCGTGGTAAGGTCGGTGGTCTTTGGCGGCACAATGACATTGCTCATTGCCCTGGCAGTAAGCCGAAATAAGAAATTAAGGAAGATGGAGTATTAG
- a CDS encoding DMT family transporter, which translates to MNWIILIIAGLFETGFATCLGKAQETEGRESLYWWFGFGSCLFVSMFLMYKSISGENAIPIGTAYAVWTGIGAVGGVLAGIFIFSEPATFWRIFFVITLIASVVGLKAVSS; encoded by the coding sequence ATGAACTGGATTATACTTATCATAGCAGGCCTCTTTGAAACAGGCTTTGCCACCTGCCTTGGGAAAGCGCAGGAAACCGAGGGCCGCGAAAGTCTTTACTGGTGGTTTGGTTTCGGCAGCTGCCTCTTTGTTTCCATGTTTCTGATGTACAAATCCATAAGTGGTGAAAACGCAATTCCCATCGGCACTGCTTATGCAGTTTGGACGGGAATTGGTGCGGTAGGCGGTGTACTGGCCGGAATATTCATATTCAGCGAGCCGGCCACCTTCTGGCGGATTTTCTTTGTGATTACACTTATAGCCTCTGTTGTAGGACTGAAAGCAGTTTCCTCCTAA
- a CDS encoding GH3 auxin-responsive promoter family protein, which produces MLNFLKKKAALIWAGNHVKKTQDFKLNAEIKQEEQLLMMVRTAEKTLFGRQHHFEDIHSIEDFQERVPVTDYEGLRAFIEKMKKGQRNILWTDTPLYFAKTSGTTSGSKYIPISKEGMPFQLAGAQSALFHYIAKKGNADFVNGKMIFLQGSPELEEVYGIKTGRLSGIVAHHIPSYLQKNRLPSWETNMIDDWEAKVNQIAVETEKENMTLISGIPPWLIMYFEKLIERNGKKITQLFPNLQLIVTGGVNYEPYREKMNELLGGKVDIIQTFPASEGFFAFQDDYLQEGLLLLTNHGIFYEFIPLEEYGKPNASRLTLKDVELHKDYALILTTNSGLWGYSIGDVVRFISKNPHRIMVSGRTKHYTSAFGEHVIAFEVEEALKSTVAELAAQITEFHLAPQVNPTEGLPYHEWFVEFEKEPEDLNLFSLKLDDEMRKRNTYYDDLITGNVLQPLKITRLSRNAFHEYAKAAGKLGGQNKIPRLANDRTIADILSEYKI; this is translated from the coding sequence ATGCTAAATTTCCTAAAGAAAAAAGCCGCACTTATTTGGGCAGGTAATCATGTAAAGAAAACACAGGATTTTAAACTGAATGCTGAAATAAAGCAGGAAGAACAGTTACTTATGATGGTGCGTACCGCAGAAAAAACCCTTTTCGGTAGACAGCATCATTTTGAAGATATACATTCAATTGAGGATTTTCAGGAAAGAGTTCCGGTTACGGATTACGAAGGATTGCGTGCCTTTATTGAAAAGATGAAGAAAGGACAGCGGAATATCCTTTGGACCGACACTCCCTTATATTTCGCAAAGACATCCGGAACCACATCCGGTTCAAAATACATCCCAATCTCTAAGGAAGGCATGCCCTTCCAGCTGGCAGGTGCGCAGAGTGCACTATTCCACTACATCGCAAAAAAAGGCAATGCCGATTTCGTAAACGGCAAGATGATTTTCCTGCAGGGAAGTCCTGAACTGGAGGAAGTGTACGGAATTAAAACCGGCAGGCTGTCGGGGATTGTGGCACATCATATTCCTTCATACCTGCAGAAAAACCGCTTACCCAGCTGGGAGACCAACATGATTGATGATTGGGAAGCCAAAGTGAACCAAATAGCCGTAGAAACGGAAAAGGAAAACATGACCCTTATTTCCGGGATACCACCCTGGCTGATCATGTATTTTGAAAAGCTCATTGAAAGAAACGGTAAAAAAATCACCCAACTCTTCCCAAACCTGCAACTGATAGTAACCGGTGGCGTAAACTACGAACCCTACCGTGAAAAGATGAATGAACTATTAGGCGGCAAGGTGGACATTATCCAGACCTTCCCCGCCAGTGAAGGATTCTTTGCCTTTCAGGACGATTATCTTCAGGAAGGATTATTGCTGCTCACCAATCACGGTATATTTTACGAGTTCATTCCGCTGGAAGAATATGGGAAACCCAACGCCAGTCGGCTTACGCTTAAAGACGTTGAACTCCACAAAGATTATGCACTTATACTGACTACCAACTCAGGACTTTGGGGATATTCTATTGGAGATGTAGTGCGTTTTATCTCCAAAAATCCGCACCGGATCATGGTATCCGGACGTACTAAACATTATACATCGGCTTTTGGGGAACATGTAATTGCCTTTGAAGTGGAAGAAGCACTTAAATCCACAGTGGCCGAACTTGCTGCGCAAATTACCGAGTTCCATCTGGCTCCGCAGGTGAACCCAACGGAAGGACTTCCTTATCATGAATGGTTTGTCGAATTTGAAAAGGAGCCTGAAGACCTCAATTTATTCAGCTTAAAACTGGATGACGAAATGCGGAAACGTAATACCTACTACGATGATCTTATCACAGGAAATGTGCTCCAGCCACTAAAGATTACCCGTTTATCACGCAATGCTTTCCACGAATATGCGAAAGCGGCAGGAAAGCTGGGCGGCCAAAACAAAATTCCCCGACTGGCGAACGACCGAACGATTGCTGATATTTTAAGTGAATACAAAATTTAG
- a CDS encoding papain-like cysteine protease family protein — protein MKNEFRNVLVGFVLVLLTLGSCCKPEVIGNVANTLRPQETNNWCWAATTQMLAQHFAISVTQCSLANHRFSMNNCCTPQNQGSNCPKNSACNKPGWLELDFAGLKFTETKTALTWDALKKQIFCAKKPMGYAYGTPGVVGHVLVIKGYITLNGTRYLALNDPWAPCSGQERFITYEEYENPPGTSTHWSTWYDIAKK, from the coding sequence ATGAAAAATGAATTTAGAAACGTATTAGTGGGATTCGTTTTAGTGCTGCTAACCCTTGGCAGCTGCTGTAAGCCGGAAGTAATCGGTAATGTAGCGAACACCCTGCGGCCGCAGGAGACCAATAACTGGTGTTGGGCGGCCACCACTCAGATGCTGGCACAACATTTCGCCATCAGTGTGACGCAGTGCAGCCTGGCCAATCACCGCTTCAGCATGAACAATTGCTGTACGCCACAGAACCAGGGCAGTAACTGTCCGAAGAACTCCGCCTGTAACAAACCGGGCTGGCTGGAACTGGATTTTGCAGGTTTGAAATTTACCGAAACCAAAACTGCGCTTACCTGGGATGCGCTGAAAAAACAGATTTTCTGTGCTAAAAAACCAATGGGCTACGCTTACGGTACTCCCGGTGTTGTAGGACATGTACTTGTAATCAAAGGATACATCACACTGAACGGGACCCGCTACCTGGCCCTGAACGATCCCTGGGCACCCTGCTCCGGTCAGGAGAGGTTCATCACCTATGAGGAATATGAGAATCCTCCCGGAACATCCACACACTGGTCCACATGGTATGATATAGCTAAGAAATAA